The following is a genomic window from Dioscorea cayenensis subsp. rotundata cultivar TDr96_F1 chromosome 10, TDr96_F1_v2_PseudoChromosome.rev07_lg8_w22 25.fasta, whole genome shotgun sequence.
tatatatatatatatatctatatatatctatgtgtgtatgttcatatatatatatatatatatatatgtatacacacgaaagattaatatatatatatatatatatatatatatgtgtgtgtgtgtgtgtttgtataTAAGAGAAGTATGAAGAACACGATAATCCaatctttttcaaataataaataaaataaatttatatttcaaggggaaaaatataaaacaataaaagatcaagcataataatatattgatattatgatagcctataatataatatatttaattaacttatacTAATATGTAACCATACATtatataaattctatttattattatacttgacttatgaaaggaaaataaatataccaAACCACTCAAAACCAAATAGCACCAGCTGCTTTCAACATAGGAATAAGCTCGCCAGTGACATGAATAGCTATGAGCCGATTCAAACCCCCAACCAATTTCCCCCCAATGAATACCACTGGAAACAATGGTGCAACCAAAGTATTATCATCTTCACTAAGAATTCTTCCAAGGTTATGGATTAATGTCATCCTCGCTACAAACACTTCACTAACTTCATATATTGTTGGATAAGCTTTCAATCCTTCCAACAATCTCTGAGCAACATAACTCATGTAACAAGCTCTTTTGCCTACAATCACCACCATACTTCCCTTCACAATTGATATCAAACCATCTTCTTTGATTACTACCATCAAAAATTGCTCCATCACTATCTCTCTCTATTAAAGAGTCTCAAATGTAACATAGGTGGTTGTTCCCACCTTATTCattatatagtataatattatatatttatatatataaagtaaattatttaaatatcattaatacATACTAATATTACCAATATGTTATGCCCTTCACTCATAAAATTActtcaaatacataaaagaaTAACATTAACAAATATTTGCGTATGTAAagacaaattaaataataataatatgaaaacaaataaccaaaatatatcccagaaaaatatttatgttcttaagatagtataaaaatatatggaaataaatttaacaatatttCAACCCCTATTAAAGAGTCTTAAATGTAACATACAACTATGTCAagtatagaaaataataaacttaaCCAAATTCCCAATGTAAAAggcaattaaaaaattaaatatactcaaatgattttttgaaaatctaagaaaaaataACCACTAATTCTGCTTTTGTTTTAACCCTGATACAAACCACGTCTACTTTATCTTTCATCATCTAATTTTAACCtcataagaaaatatagttCACTATAATAATATCCTACTGCTagctctcactctctctctctctcttcatttatTCAAGTCACTGTTAAGAGatataaatcaaacaaagagAATCTAAACCTAGCCCCTAATTTCTCCCTAAAAAATTAATGTCGCATttaaacaaaagatatgattcaaataatttaaaata
Proteins encoded in this region:
- the LOC120270810 gene encoding monothiol glutaredoxin-S3-like, with the translated sequence MEQFLMVVIKEDGLISIVKGSMVVIVGKRACYMSYVAQRLLEGLKAYPTIYEVSEVFVARMTLIHNLGRILSEDDNTLVAPLFPVVFIGGKLVGGLNRLIAIHVTGELIPMLKAAGAIWF